One genomic segment of Lewinellaceae bacterium includes these proteins:
- a CDS encoding restriction endonuclease, which yields MANLITIQRAVDNFKELIETSILEGGIKAKEAMIRSSRPINNIHEAVKADLIRKGISPARIHPPLGETTPELKLAGFIKQKYQDVSVSPEGHVPEEEIMTEGILREATDYYGKDYTERTISINVRSQMSSLAKNFDTLYERTIAEAQNLHVRCPKMVLGEVYMIPVKEYDASVMDNNEIDFIDRIGAVEKYIKSFQAINGRPDYKREDYKYERVCLLLVDFQQSPAKIYSTNQELYDDGLLERNSDASIEELSWESFTDSILESYSDRF from the coding sequence ATGGCAAATTTGATAACAATTCAACGGGCAGTTGATAATTTTAAAGAATTAATTGAGACTTCAATTCTCGAAGGTGGAATAAAAGCCAAAGAGGCAATGATTAGGTCATCAAGACCGATTAATAACATTCACGAAGCAGTAAAGGCAGATTTAATTCGAAAAGGAATTTCACCTGCAAGAATACACCCACCACTCGGCGAAACTACACCCGAATTAAAACTAGCAGGTTTTATTAAACAAAAGTATCAAGATGTATCTGTTTCCCCGGAAGGGCATGTGCCTGAAGAAGAAATAATGACAGAAGGTATCCTACGAGAGGCAACTGACTATTACGGTAAAGATTATACGGAAAGGACAATTTCTATCAATGTTAGAAGTCAAATGAGTTCCTTGGCAAAAAATTTCGATACTCTTTATGAAAGGACTATTGCCGAAGCTCAGAACCTGCACGTAAGATGCCCAAAAATGGTTTTAGGTGAAGTCTATATGATTCCGGTAAAAGAGTATGATGCCTCGGTAATGGATAATAATGAAATTGACTTTATTGACCGAATTGGGGCTGTTGAAAAATACATTAAGTCATTCCAAGCAATAAATGGACGACCAGACTACAAAAGAGAAGATTACAAATATGAAAGAGTTTGTTTGCTCCTTGTAGATTTTCAACAATCACCTGCAAAAATTTATAGTACAAACCAAGAGCTGTATGATGATGGTTTGCTAGAAAGAAATTCCGATGCCAGTATAGAGGAATTATCGTGGGAAAGTTTTACCGATTCAATTCTTGAATCTTATAGTGATAGATTTTAA
- a CDS encoding helix-turn-helix transcriptional regulator produces MDVKSKIGIRIKELREQKNMSQKDLAYSADLDRSYIASVENGQRNISIVNIEKVSTALGVTLKEFFNNGKFDNNSTGS; encoded by the coding sequence ATGGATGTAAAATCTAAAATCGGTATAAGAATTAAAGAACTTAGAGAACAGAAAAATATGTCTCAAAAGGATTTAGCATATTCTGCTGATTTAGATAGAAGTTATATTGCAAGTGTTGAAAACGGTCAAAGAAATATTTCCATTGTAAATATTGAAAAAGTATCAACTGCACTTGGTGTTACCCTAAAGGAATTTTTTAATAATGGCAAATTTGATAACAATTCAACGGGCAGTTGA